CGAGCAGGTCGGCGGCCACCTCTCCCAGGTTCTCGGGGTCGGGCGACTCCTCGGCCTCGGCCGGGGACTCGACCACGACAGCGTGCCTGAGGCCGTAGCGGGCGCGGAGCGCGTCCGAGCGCTCGGCGTCCAGCTCCGCAGGCACACGGATCTCGATACGTACGAGATCCCGTTCGAGGGCGGTCTCCAGGACCCGGGCCACCTTGAAGCGGCTGACGCCGAACTCCTCGGCGATCTGGATCTTGGACTTGCCCTCGAGGTAGAAGCGGCGGGCCATGGCCGCCGCCTGCACCAGCTCAGCGGGTCCCATCCGCATGGCTGACCGGCCCGCCGACATACCCGACACGGCGATCTCCTCACTGCTGTTCACACTCTGGATTCGCCGTTCATCCTTGCAGATCCGGCGCGGATGATCAGCCCTGATGAGAGCCGTTCACTTTGCTGTGGCTCAGTGGTCGCAGGCCCAAGAGGCCTTCGCCGTCGTCGCCTCAGCCTGGGTGCGTAGTGCACGTACCGCCTCTGCCGGGTCGTTTGCCCCGTAGACCGCCGATCCGGCCACGAAGACGTCGGCTCCGGCGTCGGCGCACCGCTCGATCGTGGAAGCGGAGACTCCGCCGTCGACCTGGAGCCAGAGCTCCAGTCCGTGCTTGCTGATCAACTCGCGGGTGCGGCGGATCTTCGGAAGCATGATGTCGAGGAAGGCCTGTCCCCCGAAGCCCGGCTCGACCGTCATGATCAGCAGCATGTCGAGCTCGGGGAGCAGGTCCTCGTACGGCTCGATGGGGGTCGCGGGCTTCAGCGCCATGGAGGCCCGGGCGCCCTTGGCCCGGATCTCCCGGGCGAGCCGGACCGGGGCGGCGGCCGCCTCGACGTGGAAGGTGACGGAACCGGCCCCCGCTTCCACGTACTGGGGCGCCCACCGATCGGGGGCCTCGATCATCAGATGGCAGTCCAGCGGGGTGTCCGTCGCACGGGCGAGCGACTCTACGACCGGCACGCCGAGCGTGAGGTTCGGGACGAAATGGTTGTCCATGACGTCGACGTGGAGCCAGTCGGCTCCCTCCACGGCCTTCGCCTCGTCCGCGAGGCGGGCGAAGTCGGCGGAGAGGATGCTGGGGTTGATCTGCACGGCCATGCCCTAAGCCTGCCATGCCCTCCGGGGGTTGTGGGCATCGGTCCCGGGTGGTCATGGTCGTCCGTTGTCTGCGGGCCGCCTGTGGCTGGTCGCGCAGTTCCCCGCGCCCCTTATGGGTTGGCTCCGCGGAGGGGGTTGCCATGAAACAGGGCGTCGCGCATCTCGTCTGCGGGCGGCGGGCCAAGTGGCTGGTGCTGGTGTTGTGGGTGGTGGTGCTGGTCGTCGCGGCGCCGTTCGCGATGAAGCTGACCGACGCGCAGGACAACGACGCCTCGTCCTGGCTGCCGGGGTCCGCCGAGTCGACGCAGGTCCTGCAGGAGTCGGAGGACTTCCGGCCCGAGCAGATCCCGGCGATCGTGATCTACGCCCGCGACAGCGGGCTGACGGAGCGGGACCGGGCGGAGATCGCCGAGGACGTGCGGCAGCTCAAGGAGCTGCGCGACCACGGGATCATGGGCGCGCAGACCCGGGGTCCGGTCTTCGACCGGCAGGCCGACCCGCGGGCGGCGCAGGTGTTCGTGCCGATCACGATGGACGAGAAGGGCTGGGAGCGGATCTCGCCCGCCGTGGATTCCATCCGGGAGGACGTCGGGGAGGGCGGCGGCGGTCTTGCCGTGCACATCACCGGCCCGGGCGGCACGTCCGCGGACTTCGCGGAGGGCTTCGAGGGCATCGACTCGACCCTCCTGTTCTCGGCGATGGCCGTCGTCATCGTCATGCTGCTCATCACCTACCGCAGCCTGACCCTGCTGCTGGTGCCCCTGGTCGCGGTGGTCTGCGCGCTGTTCGCCTCCCAGGCGCTGATCTACCTGCTGGCCGAGCACGCGGGCCTGACGGTCAACGGCCAGAGCGCCGGCATCCTCACGGTGCTCGTGTTCGGCGCGGGGACGGACTACGCCCTGCTGCTGGTCGCCCGCTACCGGGAGGAACTGCGCCGGCACGAGGACCGGCACGAGGCGATGGCCCTGGCGCTGCACCGCGCCGGCCCGGCGGTGCTGGCCTCCGGCGCGACGGTCGTGCTGAGCATGCTGGTGCTGCTGGCCGCCGAGATGAACTCGACGAGCGGCCTGGGCCCGGTCGCCGCGATCGGCGTCGCCGTCGCCCTGCTGGCGATGATGAGCCTGTTCCCCGCCCTGCTGGTGATCTTCGGCCGGTGGATCTTCTGGCCGGTGGTCCCGCACCTGGGCTCCCCCGAGCCGACCGAGCGCGGCGTGTGGGCCCGCATGGGCCGCCGCATCGCCCACCGGCCGCGGATGACCTGGGCCGTGACGGCGCTGGTCCTGGCGGTCTGCTCGCTGGGGCTGATCCAGCTGCGCGCGGAGGGCATCGGCAACGCGGACGCGTTCACCGGGAAACCGGACTCGATCACCGGCCAGGAGGTGTCGGCGCGCTACTTCCCGGCGGGCAGCGGCGACCCCCTGGTCATCGTCAGCGACCAGGCGCAGGCCGAGCAGGTGGGCCGCGCGGTCGCCGCGACGCCGGGCGTGGTCCCGCAGTCCCTCGGGCTGCCGCCCGGCACGAAACCGGCCTTCGAGGGCAGGGTGCTGTTCGAGGCCACCATGACCGCCCCGGCGGACAGCGAGGCCGCCAAGCAGACGGTGGAGCGTGTCCGGGACGCCGTGCACGCGGTACCGGACGCCGACGCCCGGGTGGGCGGCGGTACGGCGGCCCTGCTGGACATGGACAAGGCGACCACGCACGACAACGTGCTGATCATCCCGCTGGTGCTGGTGGTCGTGCTGCTGATCCTGTGCGTGCTGCTGCGCGCCCTGATCGCCCCGCTGCTGCTGATCGGGACGGTGATCCTGTCGTTCGCGGCGGCGCTCGGCATCAGCGCGCTCGCCTTCCGGTACCTGTTCGACTACGCGGGCGAGTCGACGGACTTCCCGCTGTTCGTCTTCGTCTTCCTCGTGGCCCTGGGCATCGACTACAACATCTTCCTCACCACACGCATCCGCGAGGAGGCGGCCCGCCAGGGCACGAGACCGGGCGTGGTCACCGGTCTGGCCGCCACCGGCGCGGTCATCACCTCCGCCGGCCTGGTCCTGGCGGGCACCTTCGCCGCCCTCGGCACCCTCCCGATGGTCGCCTTCGCCGAGATCGGCTTCGCGGTCGCCCTCGGCGTGCTCCTGGACACCTTCGTCGTCCGCTCGATCCTGGTGACGTCGCTGTTCCTGGACGTCGGCCCGAAGGTGTGGTGGCCGCACCGGCTGGCCCGGGAGGACGGCGGCGCGGCGGCCCGGGAGAGCGTCCCGGCGGGGATCAGCCGGTCCGGCGAATGAGCGCCAGGTACATCGCGTCGGTCCCGTGCAGATGCGGCCACAGCTGTACGTCGGGCCCCTCGCCCAGGTCCGGTACGCCGGGCAGCAGCGGCCGGGCGTCGAGCAGGTCGCTGTCCGGGTACTGCTTGAGGACGTCGGCGACCACGGCCCGGGTCTCGGCCAGGTGCGGCGAGCAGGTCGCGTAGCCGACGACACCGCCGACCCGCACCGACTCCAGGGCGCTCCGCAGCAGCCCGCGCTGAAGCGGCGCGAACCCCTCCAGGTCCTCGGGGCGGCGCCGCCAGCGTGCCTCGGGACGGCGCCGCAGGGCACCGAGCCCCGTGCACGGCACGTCGACCAGCACCCGGTCGAAACTGCCCGGCCGCCAGGCCGGACGCGTCCCGTCCGCGGCGATCACCTGGTACGGCCCCGGGTTGCCCTCCAGCGCCCTGGCCACGAGCCCGGCGCGGTGGGTCTGCTTCTCGGAGGCGACGAGGGCGGCGCCCCGCTGCGCCGCGAGCGCGCCGAGCAGCGCGGCCTTGCCGCCGGGGCCCGCGCACCCGTCCAGCCACCGCCGGTCGGGCCCGTCCAGGGGCGCGTTGGCGAGGGCGATCGCCACGAGCTGGCTGCCCTCGTCCTGCACGCCCGCGCGCCCCTCCCGCACGGCCGCGATGGCACCCGGCTCACCGCCCTCGGCCAGGCGCACGGCGTACGGCGACCAGTGCCCGGCCACGGCGGCGTCCTCCCCGAGCAGCTCCTCGGCGGTGGCCCTGCCGGGCCGGGCCACCAGGGTCACCTCGGGCCGCTCGTTGTCGGCGCGCAGCAGCTCCTCGATGCCGGCGCGCCCGCCGCCGAGGGAGTCCCACAGCGCGGACACGACCCAGCGCGGATGCGAGTGGACCACGGCGAGATGGTCCTCGGGGTCCTCGTCGTAGGGCGGCGCGACCCGTTCCAGCCAGCCGTTCAGATCGTCCTGAGCGACCTTGCGCAGCACGGCGTTGACGAACTTGGCCCGCCCGTCGCCCAGCACGACCCGGGCGAGCTCGACGGTGGCGGACACGGCCGCGTGGGTGGGGATGCGCGTCCCGAGCAGCTGGTGCGCGCCGAGGCTCAGCACGTCCAGCACCGGCGGGTCGACCTCGCCGAGCGGCCGGTCGACACACCGCGCGAGGACCGCGTCGTACGTGCCCTGCCGCCGCAGCGTGCCGTACACCAGCTCGGTGGCGAGCGCCGCGTCCCGGGCGTCGAACGCCTCGGGGCCCTCCTTCTCCCGCGCCTTGCGCAGCAGCGGCGGCAGAACGAGGTTGGCGTAGGCGTCCCGCTCGTCCACGGCCCTCAGCGCCTCGAAGGCGAGGATGCGGACGGGGTCCTTCTTGGGCCGACGGTAGGGCTTGCCGGACGGGCGGGGCCGACGGGGCTGGTCGCTCACGAAAAAGGTGCTCCGGGGGTGAGATGAAGTGCGCCGTCCAGCCTACGCCGCCCCGGGCGCATCGCTGTGTCAGCCCCCGAGCCGCTCGCCCTCGGCGATCCGCACCCCGCGCGCCCAGTCCGCCGCCCGCATCGGCTTCTTCCCCTGCGCCTGCACCCACCCCAGCTCCACGCCGTACGAGCCGGTGCCGACGTGCACGTTGTTCTTCCCGGCGGAGATCTGCCCCGGGGCGAGGTCCGTCCGGTCGGGAACGGGGGTCACCTGGATGAGCTTGAGCCGCTCACCGCGGAAGGTGGTCCACGCGCCCGGGGCGGGGGTGCATCCGCGCACCACCCGGTCGACGCGCAGCGCGGGCGCGTTCCAGTCGACGCGGGCGTCCTCGACGTTGACCTTGGGGGCCAGGGTGACCCCCTCGGCGGGCTGCGGCACGGCCTTCAGGGTGCCGTCCTCGATCCCGTCCATGGTCGCCGCGAGCAGCCCGGCACCGGCGAAGGCGAGCCGGGTCAGCAGATCCCCGCTGGTGTCGGTGGCCCGGATCTCCTCGGTGACCGTCCCGTACACCGGCCCGGAGTCGAGCCCCTCCTCGATCAGGAAGGTCGACGCCCCGGTGATCTCGTCGCCGGCCATGATGGCGTGCTGCACGGGCGCGGCGCCCCGCCAGGCGGGCAGCAGGGAGAAGTGCAGATTGACCCAGCCGTGCGCGGGGACGTCGAGGGCGACCCGGGGCAGCAGCGCGCCGTAGGCGACGACGGGGCAGCAGTCCGGCCCGATCTCCCGCAGCCGCTCGAGGAACTCGGGGTCCTTCGGCTTCGCGGGCTTCAGCACCTCGATCCCGGCCTCCTCCGCCCGCTCGGCGACGGGCGACGCGACGAGCCTGCGCCCGCGCCCGGCCGGCGCGTCGGGCCGCGTGACGACAGCGGCCACCTCGTGCCGCCCGGAGGCGAGAAGAGCGTCCAGAGCGGGAACGGCGACCTCGGGTGTACCGGCGAAGACGAGCTTCATGGGGTGGTGGGGGCCTCTCGGGCGGGGGTCGATGACGGGCAGCACACAAGTCTATGAGCCGTGGGGCGGGAAGCCGCCGACGGCGGCCCGCCCCCACGGGAGAGCTCAGCCTCTTGGCCAACAGTTACAGGCGGTGCGCGGGTGGGAGACAAAATCCGAAGGCCGCAGGCCGAGGCGCACGCCCCGCGCAAACGGGCGCACGCATATGCCCCCACGCCCCCACA
This genomic stretch from Streptomyces sp. Go-475 harbors:
- the rpe gene encoding ribulose-phosphate 3-epimerase, which translates into the protein MAVQINPSILSADFARLADEAKAVEGADWLHVDVMDNHFVPNLTLGVPVVESLARATDTPLDCHLMIEAPDRWAPQYVEAGAGSVTFHVEAAAAPVRLAREIRAKGARASMALKPATPIEPYEDLLPELDMLLIMTVEPGFGGQAFLDIMLPKIRRTRELISKHGLELWLQVDGGVSASTIERCADAGADVFVAGSAVYGANDPAEAVRALRTQAEATTAKASWACDH
- a CDS encoding MMPL family transporter, coding for MKQGVAHLVCGRRAKWLVLVLWVVVLVVAAPFAMKLTDAQDNDASSWLPGSAESTQVLQESEDFRPEQIPAIVIYARDSGLTERDRAEIAEDVRQLKELRDHGIMGAQTRGPVFDRQADPRAAQVFVPITMDEKGWERISPAVDSIREDVGEGGGGLAVHITGPGGTSADFAEGFEGIDSTLLFSAMAVVIVMLLITYRSLTLLLVPLVAVVCALFASQALIYLLAEHAGLTVNGQSAGILTVLVFGAGTDYALLLVARYREELRRHEDRHEAMALALHRAGPAVLASGATVVLSMLVLLAAEMNSTSGLGPVAAIGVAVALLAMMSLFPALLVIFGRWIFWPVVPHLGSPEPTERGVWARMGRRIAHRPRMTWAVTALVLAVCSLGLIQLRAEGIGNADAFTGKPDSITGQEVSARYFPAGSGDPLVIVSDQAQAEQVGRAVAATPGVVPQSLGLPPGTKPAFEGRVLFEATMTAPADSEAAKQTVERVRDAVHAVPDADARVGGGTAALLDMDKATTHDNVLIIPLVLVVVLLILCVLLRALIAPLLLIGTVILSFAAALGISALAFRYLFDYAGESTDFPLFVFVFLVALGIDYNIFLTTRIREEAARQGTRPGVVTGLAATGAVITSAGLVLAGTFAALGTLPMVAFAEIGFAVALGVLLDTFVVRSILVTSLFLDVGPKVWWPHRLAREDGGAAARESVPAGISRSGE
- a CDS encoding transcription antitermination factor NusB; the encoded protein is MSDQPRRPRPSGKPYRRPKKDPVRILAFEALRAVDERDAYANLVLPPLLRKAREKEGPEAFDARDAALATELVYGTLRRQGTYDAVLARCVDRPLGEVDPPVLDVLSLGAHQLLGTRIPTHAAVSATVELARVVLGDGRAKFVNAVLRKVAQDDLNGWLERVAPPYDEDPEDHLAVVHSHPRWVVSALWDSLGGGRAGIEELLRADNERPEVTLVARPGRATAEELLGEDAAVAGHWSPYAVRLAEGGEPGAIAAVREGRAGVQDEGSQLVAIALANAPLDGPDRRWLDGCAGPGGKAALLGALAAQRGAALVASEKQTHRAGLVARALEGNPGPYQVIAADGTRPAWRPGSFDRVLVDVPCTGLGALRRRPEARWRRRPEDLEGFAPLQRGLLRSALESVRVGGVVGYATCSPHLAETRAVVADVLKQYPDSDLLDARPLLPGVPDLGEGPDVQLWPHLHGTDAMYLALIRRTG
- the fmt gene encoding methionyl-tRNA formyltransferase — translated: MKLVFAGTPEVAVPALDALLASGRHEVAAVVTRPDAPAGRGRRLVASPVAERAEEAGIEVLKPAKPKDPEFLERLREIGPDCCPVVAYGALLPRVALDVPAHGWVNLHFSLLPAWRGAAPVQHAIMAGDEITGASTFLIEEGLDSGPVYGTVTEEIRATDTSGDLLTRLAFAGAGLLAATMDGIEDGTLKAVPQPAEGVTLAPKVNVEDARVDWNAPALRVDRVVRGCTPAPGAWTTFRGERLKLIQVTPVPDRTDLAPGQISAGKNNVHVGTGSYGVELGWVQAQGKKPMRAADWARGVRIAEGERLGG